In one Tessaracoccus palaemonis genomic region, the following are encoded:
- the cydB gene encoding cytochrome d ubiquinol oxidase subunit II: protein MLHLLESAPQVPVLATVWFCLVAVLWLGYFFLEGFDYGVAMLIPVLGKNDKDKRVIVNTIGPVWDGNEVWLLTAGGAMFAAFPGWYASLFSGLYLPLLLVLVGLILRGVAFEYRSKHPDTRYRNMLDWFATIGSFLPSLVFGVGFANFIIGLANDNLLWNGSFWGLFGPFALLGGVMLVTLFLVHGSAFIALKTKYEIHERAEAFGGKAGIVATVLVAAFVLCQNIFYPANSEFGDFTVAAWICGILAIVCIAGATLMIRKGRDGWGFILTGATILTLFIGIFIKLYGNLGFAQDTTVAATERLNIITAASSETTLTIMMWAAIIFVPIVLAYQCWSYWVFHRRISTKNIPDEVEPAA, encoded by the coding sequence ATGCTTCACCTTCTTGAGAGCGCACCCCAGGTGCCCGTGCTCGCCACCGTCTGGTTCTGCCTGGTCGCCGTGCTCTGGCTCGGCTACTTCTTCCTCGAGGGCTTCGACTACGGCGTGGCCATGCTGATCCCCGTCCTCGGCAAGAACGACAAGGACAAGCGCGTCATCGTCAACACCATCGGCCCTGTCTGGGACGGCAACGAGGTGTGGCTGCTGACCGCAGGCGGCGCGATGTTCGCGGCGTTCCCAGGCTGGTACGCCTCGCTGTTCTCCGGCCTATACCTGCCGCTGCTGCTCGTGCTGGTCGGCCTGATCCTGCGCGGCGTCGCCTTCGAGTACCGCTCGAAGCACCCCGATACCCGCTACCGCAACATGCTCGACTGGTTCGCGACGATCGGTTCCTTCCTGCCCTCGCTGGTGTTCGGCGTCGGGTTCGCGAACTTCATCATCGGGCTGGCCAACGACAATCTGCTGTGGAACGGCTCCTTCTGGGGCCTGTTCGGACCGTTCGCGCTGCTCGGCGGCGTGATGCTCGTGACGCTGTTCCTCGTGCACGGCTCGGCGTTCATCGCACTGAAGACCAAGTACGAGATCCACGAGCGGGCCGAGGCTTTCGGCGGCAAGGCCGGCATCGTCGCGACGGTGCTCGTCGCGGCCTTCGTGCTGTGCCAGAACATCTTCTACCCGGCGAACTCCGAGTTCGGCGACTTCACCGTCGCCGCGTGGATCTGCGGGATCCTGGCCATCGTCTGCATCGCGGGCGCGACGCTGATGATCCGCAAGGGCCGCGACGGCTGGGGCTTCATCCTGACCGGCGCGACGATCCTGACGCTGTTCATCGGCATCTTCATCAAGCTCTACGGCAACCTAGGCTTCGCTCAGGACACGACCGTGGCGGCGACCGAGCGCCTGAACATCATCACGGCAGCCTCGAGCGAGACCACCCTGACCATCATGATGTGGGCCGCGATCATCTTCGTCCCGATCGTGCTGGCCTACCAGTGCTGGAGCTACTGGGTGTTCCACCGTCGCATCTCGACGAAGAACATCCCCGACGAGGTCGAGCCCGCCGCCTGA
- the cydD gene encoding thiol reductant ABC exporter subunit CydD, whose product MAGPIHPRLLRRAKATQVFLVSSVAVGIVTAVLLIVQARLLADWITSVFDAAAFPAHSAATLLLLLGVFAGRGLLAWASAVLAHHSSASVKSELRRDVLAARLATPVEGASSASLVRIVTQGLDALDGYFAKYLPQLGLAATVPFIVGAAILVTDWESALIVAFTLPLIPVFMALIGWTTQKATARSFSVADRLANHFADLIAGLPTLQAFARARAQRRGVELGEENYREATMKTLWISFLSSFALEILASLSVAVIAVTVGFRLVYGQIDFPTALFVLILAPEAFLPVRQVGVHFHDSADGVAAADAAFEIIDGATSPTGTTPAPDGPLTLDDVSYTYPGDDSPATDGVRLSVAPGEVVALSGTSGGGKSTALAMAMGFITPESGRVLIGGVDLREIDAASWRARTAWVAQEPGLIDGTVGDNVRLGHPTADAAAVAAALAEAGADFQADKHVGDDGEGLSAGERRRVALARALVRIRLGGARFLILDEPTAGLDADTEAHVIDTVRATGAGVLVVSHRPAVLAAADRVVEVVPA is encoded by the coding sequence ATGGCAGGCCCCATCCATCCCCGGTTGCTCCGACGCGCCAAGGCGACCCAGGTATTCCTCGTGTCCAGCGTCGCCGTCGGCATCGTCACCGCGGTGCTGCTCATAGTGCAGGCGCGCCTGCTGGCCGACTGGATCACCAGCGTGTTCGACGCGGCTGCCTTCCCCGCCCACTCGGCCGCCACGCTGCTCCTGCTGCTCGGCGTCTTCGCCGGCCGCGGACTGCTGGCTTGGGCCAGCGCCGTGCTGGCGCACCACTCCTCGGCGTCCGTGAAGTCGGAGCTGCGCCGCGACGTGCTCGCCGCCCGGCTGGCCACCCCCGTCGAAGGCGCCTCGTCGGCGTCCCTGGTGCGCATCGTCACGCAGGGCCTCGACGCGCTCGACGGGTACTTCGCCAAGTACCTCCCCCAGCTCGGCCTCGCCGCGACCGTGCCGTTCATCGTCGGCGCCGCGATCCTGGTGACGGACTGGGAGTCCGCGCTCATCGTCGCGTTCACACTCCCGCTCATCCCCGTCTTCATGGCGCTGATCGGCTGGACGACGCAGAAGGCGACGGCCCGCAGCTTCTCCGTCGCGGACCGGCTCGCCAACCACTTCGCCGATCTGATCGCCGGCCTGCCCACCCTGCAGGCCTTCGCACGGGCCCGCGCGCAGCGCCGCGGCGTCGAGCTGGGCGAGGAGAACTACCGCGAGGCGACGATGAAGACGCTGTGGATCTCGTTCCTCAGCAGCTTCGCGCTCGAGATCCTCGCGTCGCTGTCGGTGGCCGTGATCGCCGTCACTGTCGGTTTCCGGCTGGTCTACGGCCAGATCGACTTCCCGACCGCCCTGTTCGTGCTGATCCTCGCCCCCGAGGCGTTCCTGCCCGTCCGCCAGGTGGGCGTGCACTTCCACGACTCCGCCGACGGGGTGGCCGCTGCCGATGCCGCCTTCGAGATCATCGACGGGGCCACCTCCCCCACCGGCACCACGCCCGCCCCCGACGGCCCCCTGACTCTCGACGACGTCTCCTACACCTACCCCGGCGACGACTCCCCCGCCACCGACGGGGTCCGGCTGAGCGTCGCCCCGGGTGAGGTTGTCGCGCTCAGCGGCACGTCGGGCGGCGGCAAGTCGACCGCGCTGGCGATGGCGATGGGTTTCATCACGCCGGAGTCCGGCCGCGTCCTGATCGGCGGCGTCGACCTCCGCGAGATCGATGCGGCGTCCTGGCGGGCGCGGACGGCCTGGGTGGCACAGGAGCCGGGACTGATCGACGGCACCGTCGGCGACAATGTCCGGCTCGGGCACCCCACCGCCGACGCCGCCGCGGTCGCCGCCGCGCTGGCCGAGGCGGGCGCCGACTTCCAGGCCGACAAGCACGTCGGCGACGACGGCGAGGGCCTCTCAGCCGGGGAGCGGCGACGCGTCGCGCTGGCCAGGGCCCTCGTGCGGATCAGGCTGGGCGGCGCCCGGTTCCTCATCCTCGACGAGCCCACCGCCGGCCTCGACGCCGACACCGAGGCCCACGTGATCGACACGGTCCGCGCCACCGGCGCCGGCGTGCTCGTGGTATCCCACCGACCCGCGGTGCTGGCCGCCGCCGACCGCGTCGTGGAGGTGGTTCCCGCATGA
- the cydC gene encoding thiol reductant ABC exporter subunit CydC: MRKLLTSLLAAVPNGRRRLVLAILLASLASLSSVALMGVSAWLISFAALAPPVLFLQAPAVGVRAFAISRGVFRYLERVVGHDVALRMQGALRIRVYDKLAGTTLIGRRRGDLLTRVVADVTAIQDLVVRVVLPFASAAVVVVATTGAISLLNLPTALWLLATALLAGIGLPLVAMRLSRAADVAVVPARGRLADETRELAHTATDLVAYGADRAALDRLLQVDDELRRAEARGAWVRGLATGGQILAAGIAVAAALWFGTVAIVAVDLDPRFLAVLALTPLALHEVFAAFTQAAQTWTRSRSALGRITEILDADPVGEGDVTDGEGETPDLSFKDVTVGWPDTGEVLSHLDLRVSPGERVALVGPSGIGKTTVAATALGLIPPLSGSVHRTGRVGYLEQDAHIFATTVGENVRVGLRDATDDQIHDALHRAGLDLAPSRSIGEDGTTLSGGERRRLALSRLLVGRRDLIILDEPTEHLDRETADALMADVWTAFRDAAVLVITHDPEIIRVCDRVVSLARDTTPV; this comes from the coding sequence ATGAGGAAGCTCCTGACCAGCCTGCTCGCGGCGGTGCCGAACGGTCGCCGTCGCCTGGTGCTTGCCATCCTGCTGGCGTCGCTGGCCTCGCTGTCGTCCGTCGCGCTGATGGGGGTCAGCGCCTGGCTGATCTCGTTCGCCGCGCTCGCTCCGCCTGTCCTGTTCCTGCAGGCCCCGGCCGTGGGGGTCCGCGCCTTCGCGATCTCCCGCGGCGTGTTCCGCTACCTCGAGCGCGTCGTCGGCCACGATGTCGCCCTGCGCATGCAGGGCGCGCTGCGCATCCGCGTCTACGACAAGCTGGCCGGCACCACGCTGATCGGCCGCCGCCGCGGCGACCTCCTCACCAGGGTCGTCGCTGACGTCACCGCGATCCAGGACCTCGTGGTTCGTGTCGTGCTGCCGTTCGCGTCCGCCGCAGTCGTGGTGGTCGCGACGACCGGAGCCATCTCGCTGCTCAACCTTCCGACCGCGCTGTGGCTGTTGGCGACGGCGCTGCTGGCGGGCATCGGGCTGCCGCTCGTGGCGATGCGGCTGAGCCGCGCGGCCGATGTCGCCGTCGTCCCCGCTCGGGGACGGCTGGCCGACGAGACACGCGAGTTGGCCCACACCGCCACCGATCTGGTGGCCTACGGAGCCGACAGAGCCGCGCTCGACAGACTGCTGCAGGTCGACGACGAACTGCGCCGCGCCGAGGCGCGCGGCGCCTGGGTTCGCGGACTGGCGACCGGCGGGCAGATCCTTGCAGCGGGCATCGCCGTCGCCGCGGCGCTGTGGTTCGGGACGGTGGCGATCGTCGCCGTCGACCTCGACCCGCGGTTCCTGGCCGTGCTCGCCCTGACGCCGCTGGCGCTGCACGAGGTCTTCGCGGCCTTCACCCAGGCGGCGCAGACGTGGACAAGGTCCCGGTCCGCGCTGGGACGCATCACGGAGATCCTCGACGCGGACCCCGTCGGCGAGGGGGATGTGACGGACGGCGAGGGAGAGACCCCCGACCTCTCGTTCAAGGACGTGACGGTCGGTTGGCCGGACACCGGCGAGGTGCTGAGCCACCTCGACCTGCGTGTGTCGCCCGGCGAGCGGGTCGCTCTGGTGGGCCCGTCTGGGATCGGCAAGACGACCGTCGCCGCGACAGCGCTCGGGCTGATCCCGCCGCTGTCGGGCTCGGTCCACCGCACGGGTCGCGTCGGCTACCTCGAGCAGGACGCACACATCTTCGCCACCACGGTCGGAGAGAACGTCCGCGTCGGACTCCGGGACGCCACGGACGACCAGATCCACGACGCCCTGCACCGCGCCGGCCTCGACCTCGCCCCCTCCCGCTCCATCGGGGAGGACGGCACGACCCTGTCCGGCGGTGAGCGGAGGCGCCTCGCGCTGTCCAGGCTGCTCGTCGGCCGCAGGGATCTCATCATCCTCGACGAGCCGACGGAGCACCTCGACCGCGAGACGGCCGACGCCCTGATGGCCGACGTGTGGACCGCGTTCCGCGACGCCGCCGTGCTCGTCATCACGCACGACCCTGAGATCATCCGGGTCTGCGACCGCGTCGTGTCGCTCGCCAGGGACACGACCCCGGTCTGA
- a CDS encoding glycosyltransferase — translation MTSSAQRARRPIKVAEFVDNYGPGSNGLMFAVQQLEGNLLDAGHEVVVVAPAAKGPNPHFGRTGRTEIRLPSVRVPKMPTRVANGRHFERTIDRVADMAPDVIHVHGFGTVGALGAMTARRLGIPMLLTWHTDFDAYADHYSAVLPLLTGVLRAFTALSRGELVDSDDLKMAEVRYEDRGRSTALLLGVCQKMLESATLVTTPSPKTAKRCLQMAPDITVRVVPNGVDPLPSGPPPFPHPDGPMVIYAGRIAPEKGIPLLADAFTLVHAQRPDARLCIVGDWERYTHIKRILQEGRAAGRIILPGEQKRDALGAYYCMADIFAFASQTDTQALVLHEAALAGLPIVSVDHELDLVVEPGVNGEFTRPTPASLAAGLLRVMDRLEDDAWRTRAKTRSVELASQWSIDSQAHAMLDIYEELAGALVDA, via the coding sequence GTGACCTCCTCCGCACAGCGCGCTCGCCGGCCCATCAAGGTGGCCGAGTTCGTCGACAACTACGGGCCCGGAAGCAACGGGCTGATGTTCGCGGTGCAGCAGCTTGAGGGGAATCTGCTCGACGCGGGCCACGAGGTCGTCGTCGTCGCCCCAGCGGCCAAGGGCCCCAACCCGCACTTCGGACGGACCGGCCGAACCGAGATCCGCCTGCCGTCGGTCAGGGTGCCGAAGATGCCGACGCGCGTCGCCAACGGCCGGCACTTCGAGCGCACGATCGATCGGGTCGCCGACATGGCCCCCGACGTGATCCACGTCCACGGCTTCGGGACCGTCGGCGCGCTGGGCGCCATGACCGCCCGCCGGCTCGGCATCCCGATGCTGCTGACCTGGCACACCGACTTCGACGCCTACGCCGACCACTACTCCGCCGTCCTGCCGCTGCTGACCGGCGTGCTGAGGGCCTTCACCGCCCTGTCGCGCGGCGAGCTCGTCGACTCGGACGACCTGAAGATGGCCGAGGTCCGCTACGAGGACCGCGGGCGGTCGACGGCGCTGCTGCTCGGCGTGTGCCAGAAGATGCTGGAGAGCGCCACCCTGGTGACCACACCGTCGCCCAAGACCGCGAAGCGGTGCCTGCAGATGGCCCCCGACATCACGGTCCGGGTCGTCCCGAACGGCGTCGACCCGCTGCCTTCCGGCCCCCCGCCGTTCCCGCATCCGGACGGCCCGATGGTGATCTACGCCGGCCGGATCGCGCCGGAGAAGGGCATCCCGCTGCTCGCCGATGCCTTCACGCTCGTGCACGCCCAGCGCCCCGACGCCCGCCTGTGCATCGTCGGCGACTGGGAGCGGTACACGCACATCAAGCGGATCCTGCAGGAGGGTCGCGCCGCGGGTCGCATCATCCTGCCGGGCGAGCAGAAGCGCGACGCGCTGGGCGCCTACTACTGCATGGCCGACATCTTCGCGTTCGCCAGCCAGACCGACACCCAGGCCCTCGTGCTGCACGAGGCCGCGCTGGCCGGGCTGCCGATCGTCTCCGTCGACCACGAGCTCGACCTGGTCGTCGAGCCGGGCGTCAACGGCGAGTTCACCCGCCCGACCCCAGCGTCGCTCGCCGCCGGCCTGCTGCGCGTGATGGACCGGCTGGAGGACGACGCCTGGCGCACCCGGGCAAAGACGCGCTCCGTCGAGCTGGCCAGCCAGTGGAGCATCGACTCCCAGGCCCACGCGATGCTCGACATCTACGAGGAGCTCGCCGGCGCCCTCGTCGACGCCTGA